A segment of the Chrysiogenia bacterium genome:
GATCTTCCTTGATGGCCAGGTGGTCGCCGTCGACGGTGCAGTAGGTCCAGGTCCAGTAACCCGCGCCGTAGATCGGGACGTAGCCGAAATATGGGTCGGCCTGGCCGAAGACTTTTTCGAGCAGAAGGACAGTCTCGTAGAAGACGTCCTTGAAGAGCAGGGGATTCTCGCTCTGCATCACGAACACGCCGCCCTTGGCCAGCATGCGCTTGCAGTTCTCGAAGAAGGACTCGTTGAAGAGCCCCTCGGCCGGGCCCACCGGGTCGCTGCCGTCGAGGATGATGACGTCGTAGGGCTCGTCCTTCGTCTCTTTGACGTAGGCGATGCCGTCGCCGACCACGAGATCCAGCCGCGGATCGTCCCAGGCGGTGCCGATCATCGGAAGGTGTTCTTTGGACTGCTCAATGACGAGCCCGTCGATCTCCACCATCTTGCAGAACTTCACCTGGGGGTAGCGCAGCACCTCGCGCACGGTTCCGCCGTCACCGCCGCCGATGAC
Coding sequences within it:
- the speE gene encoding polyamine aminopropyltransferase, whose amino-acid sequence is MADDWYVEKFEDNLSFGLKVTKRLFEGKSDFQKVEIFETERFGTTLALDGLYQTSAGDEYFYHEMIAHPAMTTAPNIERVLVIGGGDGGTVREVLRYPQVKFCKMVEIDGLVIEQSKEHLPMIGTAWDDPRLDLVVGDGIAYVKETKDEPYDVIILDGSDPVGPAEGLFNESFFENCKRMLAKGGVFVMQSENPLLFKDVFYETVLLLEKVFGQADPYFGYVPIYGAGYWTWTYCTVDGDHLAIKEDRAEQIEQSCKWYNRDIHRGCFALPNEVKKRLGR